TCCTGCttctcctgctccagcttcttCTTGCGCTCCTCCGCCTTGCGCCTCCTCTCGGCTTCCtgcttctccttcagcagctccTCAAAGTTCATCTCCAGTTTTCTGGGATGGAGAGCTTCCTGAGACTCGCTCTTCACCATCACTTCATCCTCGTCCAGCACCTGAACACAAGCAAAGGCGTAATGTTGATGTTTTACTGCAATTTGAagtcaaaaagtgcaaaatagtCTGAGTTTGATACTTACTGAACTCtgtgaaagcagaaaaacatctgaaaaggACTGTTTTTATCATGCATGTGACATGTAAAGACCGCATACATGCAGAAACATCCCAATCATTCATATTAAGAACTGCTGCTTCTtgtcagggctgcacagtgtcgtagtggttggcactttggccttgcaacaagaagatccccggttcaaatcctggcctgggccgggaatctttttgcatggagtttgcatgttctccctgtgcatgcgtgggttttctccgggtactccggcttcctcccacagtccaaaaatatgctgaggttaattggttactctaaattgtccgtaggtgtgattgtgtgtctgtatatgtagccctgtgacagactggtgacctgtccagggtgtcccctgccttcacctgagtcagctgggatagactccagcaccccccatgaccctagtgaccCTAGGTTTATAGATTTTCAATGTTTTCTTAAATCAGAGATAATATCTGATAAAATCACGTCTTACTTTACTCactaatgtaaaaaaataaaataaaatagaaaaaattattaatttaaaaaaatgccaaaccTGTAGAtaatatccacatcaaaaaccagtattatatatatatttctttacAACCCCCCGTCGAATCGCcgccttatcgcggtggaggggtttgagtgtctcggtgatcctggaagctatgttgtccggggcataagcccctggtagggtctcccaaggcaaactggtcctgggtgagagaccagactaagagcgATTCAGAAGACCTTGATGAGAACGACAAAAGGcaaagccgctacctcgcccgggatagggaaaccggggccttcccctggagccagaCCTGGGGGGGGAGCTCGTACAGGAGCGtttggtggccgagccttggggtcccgtggggctcggtcgggcacagcccgaaAAAGTAACACAGGGCCACTGCCCAGTgggcccaccacctacagggcaggaagtcggggtcgggtgctatgcccaccgggcagtaggcaggagcgggcgcctgggcgtgccaccccctggtggcgtagactagctctggggacgtggaacatcacctcactggcggggaaggaacctgagctggtgcgggaggtggagcgataccgactagatatagttgggctcgcctccacgcacagcaagggttctggaaccagaatcctggagaggggttggactctctcctactccggagttgcccagggtgagaggcgccgggcgggtgtggggatactcacaagcccccggctgagcgccgctttgttggagttctccccggagaacgagagggtcgcctctctgcgacttcgtgttgcaggggggaaaactctgactgttgtctgtgcttatgcgccgaacagcagttcagagtattcggccttcttggagtctctgggtggggtcctggaaggggtaccgcccggggattccatagttctcctgggagacttcaacgttcacgtgggcaacgatggtgaaacctggaggggggtgattgggaggaacggcctgcccgatctgaacccgagtggtgttttgttattggacttctgtgctagtcatggtttggccataacaaacaccatgttcgagcataaggttgctcataagtgtacttggtaccagagcaccttaggccaaaggtcgatgatcgactttatagtcgtatcatCCGACCTGCGGCCGGatgtcttggacactcgggtgaagagaggtgcagagctgtcaactgatcaccacctggtggtgagttggatccgatggcggggaagactgccggacagacctggtaaacccaaacgtgtagtgcgggtgaactgggaacgtctggcggaggaccctgtccatagggttttcaactcccacctccggaagaatttctcctgcatcccgggggaggttggggacatggattctgagtggtccatgttcaaagcctccattgcagaagcagctgttaggagctgtggtctgaaggtcactggtgcctgtcgcggcggcaatccaaggacccgcaggtggacaccagcggtgagggaggccgtcaggctgaaaaagaagacttttcgagcctggttggctcgggggtctcctgaagcagctgacaggtaccggctgtCCAAAAGGGCAGCAGCTgcggcagttgtggaagctaaaactcggttgtgggaggagttcggggaggccagtggagaaggactttcggtcgacctcggggaagttctggcaaaccattcgacatctcaggaaggggaggcagggcttcgcaCAGGCTGTGTAcggtcggggtggagaactgttgacccgtactggggatatcgtcgagcggtggaaagagcacttcgaggaactcctgaacccggtaaacacgtcctctatggaggaggcagagcctgaagacttgggggtatctgcgtccatatccgtggcagaggtcgccgaggtagttaaaaagctcctcggtggcaaggcgccaggtgtggacgagattcgccctgagatgctgaaggctctggacattgttggactgtcttggttgacacgtctatacaatgtcgcgtgggcattgGGTGcagtacctggggagtggcagaccggggtggtggtccctatttttaaaaagggggatcggagagtATGTGCCAATTACtgcggtatcacacttctcagcctccccgggaaagtttactctcgggtgctggaagggaggatccgaccgatagtcgaacctcggattcaggaggagcaatgcgcaTTCTGTCCCATTCGTGGAACAGCGGagcagctctttacccttgcggagctgctgagggggtcatgggagtatgacctgccagtctacatgtgttttgtagatctggagaaggcctaagactgtgtcccccgaggggctttgtggggggcactatGGGAGTATGGGGTTCGAGGCTCGTTGTTacgggccgttcggtccctatacaaccaaagtgagagctgtgtccgcatactcggcattaagtcagacacgtttccggtgggtgttggactccgccagggctgccccttgtctccaatcctgtttgtggttttcatggacaggatttcaaggcgcagtcgtggtggggagggttttcggtttgggagcctcaggatcacttctctgctttttgcggatgatgtggttttgttggcatcctcagaccatgacctccggcacgcactggagcggtttgcagccgagtgtgaagcggcagggatgcggatcagcacctccaagtccgaggccatggttctctgccggaaaccggtggagtgcttcctccgggttgggggggagttgcttccccaagtgaaggagtttaagtatcttgggatcttgttcacgagtgatgggaaaatggagcgagagatggacaggcggattggtgcggcatcagcagtaatgcgggcgttgtaccggaccgtcgtggtgaagagggagctgagccgtaaggcgaagctctcgatttaccagtccatctacgttccaaccctcacctatggtcatgagctttgggtagtgaccgaaagaacaagatcgctgATACAAGCGgccaaaatgagcttcctccgtagggtggctgggctcagccttagagatagggtgaggagctcagacatccagagggagctcagagtagagccgctgatccttcgcatcgaaaggagccagttgaggtggtttggccacctgattcggatgcctccagggagacttcctttggaggttttccgagcacgtccgtctgggaggagaccccggggtagacccagaactcgctggagagattatatatctcgtctggcctgggaacgcctcgggatcccccaggaagagctggaaagcgtcgctggggggagggacgtctggaacgacctgcttcgcctgctgcccccgcgacccggccccggataagcggaggaaaatggatggatggatatttctttacaaattctaaatattttactttactgtatttaaatcattaatgtttttacacatatttgcagtttaatttaatttttaaataaattttattcagaggttaaaaatgtttgtgttattttgacagattttacctgttttgctaaattataaataatatctaagaaattactgaaaaatgattaatttgTATTTAAATTGTGAATGAAATCCACAACCAATTATCTCAATCAGTGCAAAGTACACACCTATGGAATTCCTTACCATCAGAAATTAAATCCCAAACAGAACTGAAGAGGTTTAGTGTGAAAGTTAAATTTTGGctcaagcagcagcagaaatgcgAACGTTAATTTCTGACAAGTCAGTGTCGACATAgcagcactttactaatgttcaGTGTTAAATTCAACTTGGCTTTCTTTTATCAGTAATTGACAATGACATCTGTGTTTCaaattctatattttttattttactgtatttaaatcaacaacaaaaaatagttttacacatatttgcaggttgattttatttttaaataatttctattaAGGggttaaaaattttattttttaaagcatttgacagattttacctgttttgttaaattataaataatataataaatttacaggaaaaatattaatttacataaaatccactttaaaacatcagtatttttacaaatattcaCTGATTCTTTCACAACCCTTGACAATAAATTATactgtttaattgtatttaaattagctgaaaaacatctttaattttgtttatttatgcatttgatTTTGACAGGATTTGTTTCTATACAGACCGGCTTCAATGTGTCGTAAAAACGATCCAGATCTCGTCTCTTCTGCTTTTTCCTTATTGGTGTTTTATTATCTCCCATAAACTCACCATACTCTTGCGGGCCTCGGCAAACagcctcttctcctcctccagcctcctcttggcctcctcctcggccttcttctgctcctcctccctcctctggcGCTCCAGATCCTCAAAACTGGCACAGATCTTCCCGGGTTTGCTTCCCTCCAGGTTGAGCAGAGCCATCAGGACCTCGTCGTCCTCGTCCACCAGCTGAAACCAACACAGTTCAGGAAAGAAGAGCAAACTTCTGCAGGAACTTCTAGAATTTCTCAAAATGACGCTGCTTTTAATTTGTAGGAGGCGTTTTGGTAACAGCTTCCtgaaaggaaatgtttgactttttgttctagaaaaaagttaaataagaATGATGAAACTACAGTTTGAATGTGGAGCTTCAGTAAgtcagttagcttagcacaatatacaaaacaaaactgttaaaaaaaactagttttacagaaaaatactCATTTTTCTATTTAGAATGCCTaaaaaagtctgtaaaattacagacattctctgtaaacccaaCAATTATTCTAGAAATTATATAATACTGCCAAGTTAGATGACTGGTGCCGTGAATcgctgctatataaataaaatgtcaaatcatTACATCgtaataattttgaaaaattctgcaaaataacaatgttttgctgctttgaGGTCTATCGATTACTTAATAtttctaaataatattttaggaaaaatctttaaaattacAGGTCATTTACGACTTTGTGGTTGTAATAaatcaggacaaaaaaaagaaaatgtctgtaaattgATTGTTTTTGTACCTTATTTGAATAAgactattttaaatattttttaaacaaatagaCATAAAAATCTTATCATTTAACTCACTGCTAAACAGAAAACACGTGAATATATTCAACAAAATGTCAATAACAACAAATGGCTTATACTAAAGCTTTGTGTGATGACTGAATGTTTGTTGGTGAATTCTGTACTGATCAATAAAAGAAAACTCACCATGCTTTTCCTGGCCTCAGCGAAggctcttctctcctcctccatccgtTTCTTGGCTTCTTCTTCGGCTTTTTTACGAACTTCTTCGACTCTTTGTTTCTCGAGCTCCTCGAAGCTCAGCCTCAGTTTTCCCGGACGAAGCTCCTCTTTGTCCTCCTGAGGCGACTGATCGTTTTCCTCGTCTTCTCCCTGATCAGACACGAAAATAAAGCCGTCCAAACACTCGATCTTCTCACACAAACTCCTGTTTTACTTTCACGTTTTCTTACCATTCCCAGCCTGGCCTCCTCGAAGgccttcttctcctccagcagccGGCGCTTCGCCTCCTCCTCGGCCAGCTTCTTCCTCTGCTCCTGTCTTTCCTTCTCCAGCTCCTCAAACGTCAGCTTCAGCTTCCCAGGAGTCACCTGCATCTTTTCTGAAGGCTTTTCCTCCTCGTCCTGATTCAGTAAAAACACAGGAGACGCTTTAAACCGATgctaattttaaaaatccaccaaaattacactttttaaccaaaaacaaactgtttgctaagaaactaaaaattctgcccTATTTGCACCGAGCAGATAGGAAACAGGTATGAAGgtaaaatgtctgtattttgaacagtcatttctttctctttttattaGTTTTGTGACACCAGAGGAGAAAAATGTTGAACTGTCGATTCCaggtttgtttgatttttttgcaaattgaataatgaaagaaattttgttttttaagcttTTGTTTAATGATTAATGTGGTTCTAACTTTGTTTAAATGcactgaagacatttctgagtcctCTCTTCTTCTAGTCCTGGTCtttctgtttctatagaggtgcaggactttatgttacAGAGAAAATGGACCCAGAATGAGTAAGAAAACCCAGAAACCAGGATCACAAGGTTGGAATAGTTCGACGTTTATTTCTACCTGTTCGACCACCGAGCGCCTCTTGGCCTCCCTGAAGGATCGTCTGTTTTCGTCGtatctcctcttcttctcctcctcggccttcttcttcagctcctcctctcGGTTCTTCTCCATGTCCTCGAAGTTCATCCTGATTCTGCCCGGAGGTCGGGAGGACTTCGCCGGAACCACACGGACCAGGATGGTGTCGTCTCCTTCCTGCATAAAACAAAGTGAACCAAAGCATGGAGAAGAAGCCCTCAATAAATGCTGACTAATGGAAGTTCTTGTAATCTTCTGAATCCAGGTCACTGAGTAGAAGAGTGTCGTTGATGTCTGCAGTAGGTCAGCGTATTGGTGTCAGATAGCAGAGTCTAATTCAGGACCAGCAGGGAAGTCTGGATCTAATTTTGTCTCTGGACACAAACTGTGGGAACGTGTGCTGTCGACAGCTGGCAGCTTGTTCCAGGTGTTTCTGGATCAACGACTCACAATGAAACGTTTAATTAGTTTAATTATGACGTCAGAAACAGTAAATATAGACATGAAAACACTGTGACTGAAGCTTTCTGTAGCAACCTTTAGAAAATAATGCTCTTTAAGAAATATTTGTCTATTTACAGATTCATATTTTAACtgaaatttcattttcaaattacAAATATAAGCTGATGTAATTGttgtcatgtcttttttttgtttgtgatgtTCAGAGAGAATGGAAATCAAactttaaacaacattttacatGTTGATCACTGGattaaacattaaagttcaaaaacagtcaaaacacTGATGCCTCGGTAGTTTTCGGCATTATAATAAACTTTGTGACATAAAAACTCTGTAATAGACCTGGAGATTCACCATTTTTCTAATGCTGATAACTCATGTGGACaaaatgttgattccaggtttgtTAAGTTTTGTACATTAaatatcaaagaaattcaacttttgcttcttctgtttttcaggaTTTCTGGCatcagaagacatttctgagttctctctccttcttcatggttgttctgttttacatttttgccacgGTGAGGTAGATAAACGCACACAGTCAATGTTTTCACGTTTATTTCTACCCGTTCCTCCACCGAGCGTCTCAGAGCCTCCCTGAAGGATCGTATGTTTTGATATAAAGATCTAAAAACTCTGTAACAGACCTGGAGAGACggctttttattttgtaattctgGTAACCCACGACACAGTAAATCATCAAACAATAATCCAGATGCTAAAGGACATAAAAATAGATGGAAAAGATTTacaaatgataaaacaaatGTCTATTGGCAATAAGCAGTGAGATTAAACAATGAAATCAGAGAAGAACAACCAATAAAATGAGACTCAGAATGGGATGAGTCTCCTGAGATGTTCTCCTCTACAGGGAAACGTCATGAGGACAATACGAGGTTTAGGATCAATTAGAGGTTAGAACGTAAATATCACacgttatgcagatgacacggCGCTGATAGCCAGCAGTGAAGAAAACCTGCAAAGCATCGTATCTATAATAAATAACAGAGACTCAGTCTctctttaaacaaaaagaaaacagaaataaaaaacattatccCAACCTAGAATTGGACCCAGAAACACTTAAGCAAGTTAATTTATCAGATATTTCATGGATGACATCAGATGAAGAGCAGTGATAGAAAGAACAGCTTttgagaaatgaaaaataaagtgacaaataagaaaatatctGTTAGCATCCGTCTGAGGACTCTGAGCTTGTATTTCTGCCAGTTCTGATGTGAATCTGGGACCACGaatattaaaatgtcaaacagaatCCCTGCAGCAGAGTCCTGGTTTTACAGCTACGTTTATCTGATTTGGCCAGAATAACCAATGAAGACGTTTTAAAACTACGAAACACAAATTATACACTACTGAGCAAACAATAACATAAGGAAAAAGAGCCTGGAATACATCGACACAACTGGAAGAATGAACGGGAACAGAGGACAGAACAGAATGAAGATGatagacagaaacaaacagaaagaaaaagatgggATTAGATGGAGGGAAAGGATCACCCATGCACCTAACCCCTGTGGAAAGAATGAACAAgcagaataaaagcacaacTCGTGTCCTTTCTAAGCTTTCTGAGTCATCACAGCGATATTAAAGTCAGTTTGATTAAATAGGAGCAGAATcagaccaaagaagaagaaggaggaggtaATTGTCTGTAATTTCACAATCTGACAGGAGAAAATTGAATAATCTTTCCAAGAACTGCAGAATGTTGAATGAGCCTAAAAACTCACATTGTCCTGTCTGACTGACTGTACCTGGAATCATTTCACAGATTCCCACAAATCCTCGCAGTGACTCGACATGAAGCCGACCTACTTCCTCCAGCTGCTTCTTCAGACGACATCCAGCCGCTGCCAAGAGCTCAAACTTAAACACCTGATCCCATTACCTGCATCACTCCAGATAAACGTTCTGACACCAGATATGAAAATACAGACGGTTGGACTGACCTCGGTGGCCTTCTGAGCCAGCTCCTTCTTGATCTTGGCCTTCTCCATGTTGTCCTGGGcctccctcttcttcctctcaccctccatcctcttcctctcctcctcttgtcGCTGCTTCTCCATTTCTGCAAATTTCCCCTTCACGCTTCCTGAGGAAAAACACACTGACtttcagcctcctcctcctccatggtCCTCCCAGCTCCTCCTTCCCTCTCCTTACCTGTGATTTTGGGAACATAGGATTTCTCCACCTTGGCCggcttcacctcctcctcctcctcatcgcTGGAGGCGAGCAGCTCCTTGATCTGAGGAGATAACGGTGAGGTTTAGCTGGGATCATCTGCTTTGCCTCTCAGGAGCCATGCTGGTCCCAGCAAGAACAGGAGCCTAATCCCTGCTAATGTGGGGTCATGTGACCCGCAGAAGggtctctgattggctggcgGTGTCGGAGATGAGCGTAGGTGTCCGAGCCCGGTCAGCCATGACGGGACGGTTTGTGTTCCTGAGTATCGCTGATAATCCAGCATTTATTTCACCACAGTCCATCTACAGCCTGAATCCTTcatctctgttttgtttctacTTCACCACTGAAGCTgtgctgaaatatttatttattatcattataaaGTGAGATaatgaatgtatttttagaATCACTTTATGTGTCAATTATTACAATAAAGCATGAAaggtgaaaaaaatctaaaaaataaatcttaagCCTTGGTAGTTTCagctttaaaatataaaaactaatATAAAAACTAATATAAAACTCTGTATTTGACTTTTTACTTGGCAGCAAATCTTGGATCTGTATaacattttaaccctctgaaccctaaaacctACCAGCACAGGTGTTTACaagatgttttatatttatgaaATTAGCTAAATTACACCGTttatctgtaaaaacagaaagactttcaactttctgacagtctttGAACTCATCACCATCCATTCTACAAGAAAACTTAATCTAAGCTTGAAATTTGCAAATTCCTCAGAAAAATAGCAGACTCtaagctattttttaaaaattatttcaaatttactGTAATCTACATGTCTCGTTTAAAATTACGCCAAAAACTGACCGTTTGCAAGAATCAGATtctaaactaaatatttttgcaCTATATGCTTTAATCATCCAGTTATtattgactcagctgcaaccagcaGTCATTTTACAAATATTCTGGAACTTTTTTGGTGGAACTGCAGGAAGTGTTCACACATGACATGTACGGAAACAaatgtttgaatgtaaatagtaaaatatttgTACTATGTGGAGTCActatgtgggtttttttttgcagtatttgcaACATCCGGGGGATAAATGTTGTTCccacatttctttatttttgcaaacagaaaaaccaatgattcttttttttcataatttatgTCATTCTAACTTTCTTTAAATTTCTTAAAATACACATCTCTCTCCTCCTAGCTGTGGTCGccctgtttccatagagatacagtgcagtaaaaaatgagccccAGTGAGAAAAAACTAACAGAAACTGCTGCTCGGGATTCAGGAGGTTAAATGCATGGAGCAGCAAGTGTTCAAATGATGGATCCAGTCTTTTTGTGTACATTAATGTGGTTTTAGCAGCAAACCCAAACCAGAGTAGCTCATTAAATTAGATGAATTAAAGTGTTAATCGTATAAAAGACGGTGGAAGTGGTGTAAAAAGAGGCTGAATCCTCACTCATGCCATGCAGTCGGAGGTTAGAGGCTTATCGTTTGTCCACCTGCTGCTTCCGGCGGTTCCACTCCCTCTCCTTGATGTACTGCTCCTTCCtcttctgctgctcctccttGTTTCTCTGCCGACTTCGTTCCTCTCGGGCTTTCTGCATCGCCTCAAACTTCCCCGTCACGTCGCCCTTCTCCTTGTTCAGTTTCGGCACGTAGCTCCGGGCCACCGGCTTCCTGGACCGCATGAGTCTCTGAAAATAATCACAGGTTATTTGAGTCAAAGTTTCAAGAGGATTTACTTTTTCTCTCACCTCTTTTTTAAGAGTCACATCTGAAACGTTCATGTCTTCGTTTATCTCTGGTTGTGGATCTTCTTCCTTCGCTCTGACTCCATTCACAGCTTCTGATTTCTCGTTTTTCTCGTTTTCTTTCAGTTCGACTCCGTTAATGTGAGCCTCCTCGTCCGTTTCCtcctttttcacattttctgtgctCGACATCTCCTCTGTGTTTATCTTCTCGTCCTCGTCCTCTTTGTTTTCTGCTCCGCTCAGGTCGTGTTCGGGTTCGGTTTCCTCCGTGTGGAGGTTGTCTACAGTCTCCACCTGCACCACCTCGGCCATGTCTGGACCACAGAGACAAGTTGACAAACGGGGGCTTTAAAACTTTACCtgcaaagaagcaaacacatcaGAGTTCAAATGTCTTCCTGTGCACAAACACCTGCTTTACTTTCTGC
This region of Acanthochromis polyacanthus isolate Apoly-LR-REF ecotype Palm Island chromosome 4, KAUST_Apoly_ChrSc, whole genome shotgun sequence genomic DNA includes:
- the nexn gene encoding nexilin isoform X3 is translated as MEKQRQEEERKRMEGERKKREAQDNMEKAKIKKELAQKATEEGDDTILVRVVPAKSSRPPGRIRMNFEDMEKNREEELKKKAEEEKKRRYDENRRSFREAKRRSVVEQDEEEKPSEKMQVTPGKLKLTFEELEKERQEQRKKLAEEEAKRRLLEEKKAFEEARLGMGEDEENDQSPQEDKEELRPGKLRLSFEELEKQRVEEVRKKAEEEAKKRMEEERRAFAEARKSMLVDEDDEVLMALLNLEGSKPGKICASFEDLERQRREEEQKKAEEEAKRRLEEEKRLFAEARKSMVLDEDEVMVKSESQEALHPRKLEMNFEELLKEKQEAERRRKAEERKKKLEQEKQEFEQLRQEMGEEEVNESSDVISKEYQELTKLKRTGSIQAKNLKSKFEKIKQLTEEEIQKKIEMERARRKAVDDEIKEREAERFQEEDEDGESTLARAEESPFKQKVDMKARFQQMAKAREEEERRRIEEQKLQRMQFEQQEIDAALQKKDDDGEEDGSIINGSAAYEDEEDHARSGAPWFKKPLKNQSVVDSEPVRFTVKITGEPKPEVTWWFEGEMLQDCEDYQYIERGETYCLYLPETFPEDEGEYMCKAVNSRGTAASTCILTIETYDY
- the nexn gene encoding nexilin isoform X2, encoding MEKQRQEEERKRMEGERKKREAQDNMEKAKIKKELAQKATEEGDDTILVRVVPAKSSRPPGRIRMNFEDMEKNREEELKKKAEEEKKRRYDENRRSFREAKRRSVVEQDEEEKPSEKMQVTPGKLKLTFEELEKERQEQRKKLAEEEAKRRLLEEKKAFEEARLGMGEDEENDQSPQEDKEELRPGKLRLSFEELEKQRVEEVRKKAEEEAKKRMEEERRAFAEARKSMLVDEDDEVLMALLNLEGSKPGKICASFEDLERQRREEEQKKAEEEAKRRLEEEKRLFAEARKSMVLDEDEVMVKSESQEALHPRKLEMNFEELLKEKQEAERRRKAEERKKKLEQEKQEFEQLRQEMGEEEVNESSDVISKEYQELTKLKRTGSIQAKNLKSKFEKIKQLTEEEIQKKIEMERARRKAVDDEIKEREAERFQEEDEDGESTLARAEESPFKQKVDMKARFQQMAKAREEEERRRIEEQKLQRMQFEQQEIDAALQKKKDDDGEEDGSIINGSAAYEDEEDHARSGAPWFKKPLKNQSVVDSEPVRFTVKITGEPKPEVTWWFEGEMLQDCEDYQYIERGETYCLYLPETFPEDEGEYMCKAVNSRGTAASTCILTIETYDY
- the nexn gene encoding nexilin isoform X4; this encodes MEKQRQEEERKRMEGERKKREAQDNMEKAKIKKELAQKATEEGDDTILVRVVPAKSSRPPGRIRMNFEDMEKNREEELKKKAEEEKKRRYDENRRSFREAKRRSVVEQDEEEKPSEKMQVTPGKLKLTFEELEKERQEQRKKLAEEEAKRRLLEEKKAFEEARLGMGEDEENDQSPQEDKEELRPGKLRLSFEELEKQRVEEVRKKAEEEAKKRMEEERRAFAEARKSMLVDEDDEVLMALLNLEGSKPGKICASFEDLERQRREEEQKKAEEEAKRRLEEEKRLFAEARKSMVLDEDEVMVKSESQEALHPRKLEMNFEELLKEKQEAERRRKAEERKKKLEQEKQEFEQLRQEMGEEEVNESSDVISKEYQELTKLKRTGSIQAKNLKSKFEKIKQLTEEEIQKKIEMERARRKAVDDEIKEREAERFQEEDEDGESTLARAEESPFKQKVDMKARFQQMAKAREEEERRRIEEQKLQRMQFEQQEIDAALQKRSQSLVRWWQSL
- the nexn gene encoding nexilin isoform X1, with product MEKQRQEEERKRMEGERKKREAQDNMEKAKIKKELAQKATEEGDDTILVRVVPAKSSRPPGRIRMNFEDMEKNREEELKKKAEEEKKRRYDENRRSFREAKRRSVVEQDEEEKPSEKMQVTPGKLKLTFEELEKERQEQRKKLAEEEAKRRLLEEKKAFEEARLGMGEDEENDQSPQEDKEELRPGKLRLSFEELEKQRVEEVRKKAEEEAKKRMEEERRAFAEARKSMLVDEDDEVLMALLNLEGSKPGKICASFEDLERQRREEEQKKAEEEAKRRLEEEKRLFAEARKSMVLDEDEVMVKSESQEALHPRKLEMNFEELLKEKQEAERRRKAEERKKKLEQEKQEFEQLRQEMGEEEVNESSDVISKEYQELTKLKRTGSIQAKNLKSKFEKIKQLTEEEIQKKIEMERARRKAVDDEIKEREAERFQEEDEDGESTLARAEESPFKQKVDMKARFQQMAKAREEEERRRIEEQKLQRMQFEQQEIDAALQKKKDDDGEEDGSIINGSAAYEDEEDHARSGAPWFKKPLKNQSVVDSEPVRFTVKITGEPKPEVTWWFEGEMLQDCEDYQYIERGETYCLYLPETFPEDEGEYMCKAVNSRGTAASTCILTIESKSTLV